The following coding sequences lie in one Cucurbita pepo subsp. pepo cultivar mu-cu-16 chromosome LG13, ASM280686v2, whole genome shotgun sequence genomic window:
- the LOC111809429 gene encoding myosin IB heavy chain-like: MDSRSRRRVHIDDRAPSAGAVEPQDISGTTDDVQGLKLRPSDGNVTEDQEPFMGIKVRRKASLHRDYKGDYIDVPSNQFLMKILKKQGEQSVLFADKVMKFTATGKMKRRILLITEFAIYIVDPETDTLKRRIALAAVDKICLSELSDNFFAFIIPTEYDVLMASTRKTEIVTVLVEAFKSSSDYELEVVFSNRFGYNAGGELLKEVHFEEVEGGVKTRILRKQE, encoded by the exons ATGGACTCCAGATCCCGGAGGCGGGTCCACATCGACGATCGAGCTCCGTCAGCCGGAGCTGTGGAACCACAGGACATATCCGGAACCACCGACGATGTGCAAGGATTGAAATTGCGACCCTCCGATGGGAATGTGACCGAAGATCAGGAGCCATTCATGGGCATCAAGGTCCGTCGAAAAGCCTCTCTCCATCGGGATTACAAGGGGGATTACATCGATGTGCCCTCGAACCAATTCTTGATGAAAATCTTGAAAAAACAAG GTGAACAGAGTGTGCTTTTTGCAGATAAAGTTATGAAGTTCACTGCTACTGGGAAAATGAAAAGGCGGATTCTTTTAATAACGGAGTTCGCTATCTACATCGTTGACCCAGAAACTGATACCCTTAAAAGGAGGATTGCCTTGGCTGCTGTAGATAAGATATGTTTAAGTGAATTAAGCGATAACTTTTTTGCATTTATAATTCCAACGGAATATGATGTACTGATGGCAAGTACTCGGAAAACAGAGATTGTAACAGTTTTGGTTGAAGCGTTCAAGAGTTCCTCTGATTATGAACTTGAGGTTGTATTCTCCAACAG GTTTGGATACAATGCAGGTGGTGAACTGTTAAAAGAAGTTCATTTCGAGGAAGTCGAAG GCGGTGTGAAAACAAGAATTTTAAGGAAGCAGGAGTGA